The following coding sequences are from one Rhineura floridana isolate rRhiFlo1 chromosome 2, rRhiFlo1.hap2, whole genome shotgun sequence window:
- the ARL4C gene encoding ADP-ribosylation factor-like protein 4C, with amino-acid sequence MGNISSNISAFQSLHIVMLGLDSAGKTTVLYRLKFNEFVNTVPTIGFNTEKIKLSNGTAKGISCHFWDVGGQEKLRPLWKSYSRCTDGIIYVVDSVDVDRLEEAKTELHKVTKFAENQGTPLLVIANKQDLPRSLPVVEIEKQLALHELTPSTTYHIQPACAIIGEGLTEGMDKLYEMILKRRKSLKQKKKR; translated from the coding sequence ATGGGGAATATCTCTTCCAACATCTCCGCCTTCCAGTCCCTGCATATTGTCATGCTGGGCTTGGACTCTGCCGGCAAAACCACGGTGCTCTACCGGCTCAAATTCAACGAGTTTGTCAACACGGTGCCCACCATTGGCTTCAACACGGAGAAGATCAAGCTGAGCAACGGCACTGCCAAGGGCATCAGCTGCCACTTCTGGGACGTGGGTGGCCAGGAGAAACTGCGGCCGCTTTGGAAGTCCTACAGTCGCTGCACGGATGGCATCATTTACGTGGTGGACTCGGTAGACGTGGACAGGCTGGAGGAAGCCAAGACCGAGCTGCACAAAGTcaccaagtttgctgagaaccaAGGCACTCCCTTGCTGGTGATCGCCAACAAGCAAGACCTGCCCAGATCGCTGCCTGTGGTAGAAATAGAAAAGCAGCTGGCTCTGCACGAGCTCACCCCATCCACAACATACCACATCCAGCCAGCTTGTGCCATCATTGGTGAGGGGCTCACCGAAGGCATGGACAAACTCTACGAGATGATCCTCAAGCGCAGAAAGTCCTTAAAGCAGAAGAAGAAGCGGTAG